A single Calidifontibacter indicus DNA region contains:
- a CDS encoding complex I subunit 4 family protein: MNTEVIALLALPFLPLVAGFALVGGGRWPRAVTATTAFALAALTTVATVALSILVAVERPSLDRQWVQSLGLRFHLGVDGISIPLLVLTAAIGLLAVLHRRTEETTGSPATYYGCLLIIVGGALLTFLARDAILFFIAFEIVLVPMWVLIGVFGDRTDPAATRRAALTFVLYTVLGSTLMLAGILALVFSAGTTDLTVLGRGVSMPAAQQTAIAALLLAGLAVKVPLWPLHSWLPAAHTAAPTGGSMLLAAVLLKLGTYGVVRLLVGPLGDGWRTLAPLVGVLAVTGIIWAGLVCLVEPSLKRVIAYSSVAHMGVVMLALAAGTELGLRAALFGNISHGIISALLFAVAGGLKHRWHGDRLDVPRDAVRDVSPRLGFALLLGLAASLGLPALAGFWAEFLTLLSAWQPATDRTLFKVLAAFAALGAVLGAAYALRIARTAWAGSDDRNERQLPDEARWSDAHGLEWSVIAVLVVAVVVLGVWPTGLMDLMTPAIQQLGALR, translated from the coding sequence GTGAACACCGAAGTGATCGCGCTGCTCGCGTTGCCGTTCCTGCCGCTGGTCGCGGGGTTCGCCCTCGTCGGCGGCGGACGCTGGCCGCGTGCCGTCACCGCAACGACGGCGTTCGCGCTCGCCGCCCTCACCACGGTCGCGACCGTCGCGCTGTCGATCCTCGTCGCTGTCGAGCGGCCCTCGCTCGATCGGCAGTGGGTGCAGTCGTTGGGGCTGCGGTTCCACCTCGGCGTCGACGGCATCAGCATTCCGCTGCTCGTGCTGACCGCCGCGATCGGGCTGCTCGCGGTGTTGCACCGCCGCACCGAGGAAACGACCGGCTCGCCCGCGACGTACTACGGCTGCCTGCTGATCATCGTCGGCGGCGCCCTGCTGACCTTCCTCGCGCGCGACGCGATCCTGTTCTTCATCGCGTTCGAGATCGTGCTGGTGCCGATGTGGGTGCTCATCGGGGTGTTCGGCGACCGCACCGACCCGGCCGCCACCCGCCGCGCCGCGCTCACCTTCGTGCTCTACACGGTGCTCGGCTCGACGCTGATGCTCGCCGGCATCCTCGCCCTCGTGTTCTCGGCCGGCACCACCGACCTCACCGTGCTCGGCAGGGGAGTGAGCATGCCCGCGGCGCAGCAGACCGCGATCGCCGCGCTGCTGCTGGCCGGGCTCGCGGTGAAGGTGCCGCTGTGGCCGCTGCACTCCTGGTTGCCCGCCGCCCACACCGCGGCCCCGACCGGCGGGTCGATGCTGCTGGCGGCCGTGCTGCTCAAGCTCGGCACGTACGGCGTGGTGCGGCTGCTCGTCGGTCCGCTCGGCGACGGCTGGCGCACCCTGGCGCCGCTGGTCGGTGTGCTCGCCGTCACCGGCATCATCTGGGCCGGGCTGGTCTGCCTGGTCGAGCCCTCGCTCAAGCGGGTCATCGCCTACTCGTCCGTGGCGCACATGGGCGTCGTGATGCTCGCCCTCGCCGCCGGCACCGAACTCGGCCTGCGGGCAGCGCTGTTCGGCAACATCAGCCACGGCATCATCTCGGCGCTGCTGTTCGCGGTCGCGGGCGGTCTGAAGCACCGCTGGCACGGTGACCGGCTCGACGTGCCGCGCGACGCCGTCCGCGACGTCAGCCCGCGGCTCGGTTTCGCCCTGCTGCTCGGCCTCGCCGCATCCCTCGGACTGCCCGCCCTCGCCGGTTTCTGGGCCGAGTTCCTCACCCTGCTGTCCGCCTGGCAGCCGGCCACCGACCGCACCCTGTTCAAGGTGCTCGCCGCGTTTGCGGCGCTCGGCGCGGTGCTCGGCGCGGCGTACGCCCTGCGGATCGCGCGCACCGCGTGGGCCGGTTCGGACGACCGCAACGAACGGCAGCTGCCCGACGAGGCGCGGTGGTCGGACGCCCACGGGCTCGAGTGGTCGGTGATCGCCGTGCTGGTCGTGGCCGTCGTCGTGCTCGGTGTCTGGCCGACCGGACTCATGGATCTCATGACACCCGCCATCCAGCAGTTGGGGGCGTTGCGATGA
- a CDS encoding NADH-quinone oxidoreductase subunit N: MNIRIDWMPLLPVLIPAVAAVLVLVIDAIVPRRRVVHFVVAALALAGALVSVVPQLLRNFDDPARSLCQPDGGCFYVIDSVGAGLQATALLAALVIVLLALPVRISASSTVVQVAALLTTTAGATGVVAARDLPAWLVLLEIATVPTVVLVAVRARRTAVDGALNLLTTSLVSFAVTAMGVAMWFAASGSATFDNNTVLAAMQTPETRRILAVSLMLIVAGVGFKLSLVPFHAWTPEAYAGASTPMTAFLATVSKIAALGALLAVARPIAAVGGSTLVAIAAVAGLSMTVGNVMALRETDTLRFMGWSSVAQAGWVVLPLATASGGAEHAAASYLVIYVVATLAVFIALTAVAHRQGRAAVTDLDAIAGLGRRQPWTGVLFALGLLTLAGLPPAVSGVLAKVAVLQPVAGARQWLLLVVAAINAMLGVAVYLRWIWRAFTSCGDVPHRTLRAHPVHLALTVIAVPAVIVVSLAPQYLFWLVD, encoded by the coding sequence ATGAACATTCGGATCGACTGGATGCCGCTGCTTCCGGTCCTCATCCCGGCCGTGGCGGCCGTGCTGGTGCTGGTGATCGACGCGATCGTGCCGCGCCGGCGCGTCGTCCACTTCGTCGTCGCGGCCCTTGCCCTCGCCGGCGCGCTCGTCAGCGTCGTGCCGCAACTGCTGCGGAACTTCGACGACCCGGCACGCTCGCTGTGCCAACCCGACGGCGGCTGCTTCTACGTGATCGACAGCGTCGGTGCCGGCCTGCAGGCGACCGCCCTGCTGGCCGCACTGGTGATCGTGCTGCTCGCGCTGCCGGTGCGGATCAGCGCCTCCAGCACCGTCGTGCAGGTGGCGGCGCTGCTGACCACCACCGCCGGCGCCACCGGCGTGGTCGCGGCGCGCGACCTTCCCGCCTGGCTGGTGCTGCTGGAGATCGCGACCGTGCCGACGGTGGTGCTCGTCGCGGTGCGCGCCCGTCGCACCGCGGTCGACGGCGCGCTCAACCTGCTCACCACCTCGCTGGTGTCGTTCGCGGTGACCGCGATGGGTGTCGCGATGTGGTTCGCGGCGTCGGGCTCGGCCACCTTCGACAACAACACCGTGCTCGCCGCGATGCAGACCCCGGAGACCCGTCGCATCCTCGCCGTCTCACTCATGCTGATCGTGGCGGGCGTGGGCTTCAAGCTGTCGCTGGTGCCGTTCCACGCCTGGACGCCCGAGGCCTACGCGGGTGCCTCCACCCCGATGACCGCGTTCCTCGCCACCGTCTCCAAGATCGCCGCCCTCGGGGCGCTACTGGCCGTCGCCCGGCCGATCGCGGCGGTCGGCGGGTCGACCCTCGTCGCGATCGCGGCGGTGGCCGGGTTGTCGATGACGGTCGGCAACGTGATGGCGCTGCGCGAGACCGACACCTTGCGCTTCATGGGGTGGTCGTCGGTGGCGCAGGCCGGCTGGGTGGTGCTGCCGCTCGCGACCGCGTCCGGCGGCGCCGAGCACGCGGCCGCGTCCTACCTGGTCATCTACGTCGTCGCGACGCTCGCGGTGTTCATCGCGCTCACCGCCGTCGCCCACCGGCAGGGCCGCGCGGCGGTGACCGACCTCGACGCGATCGCCGGGCTCGGACGCCGTCAGCCCTGGACCGGTGTGCTCTTCGCGCTCGGGTTGCTCACCCTCGCCGGCCTGCCGCCCGCGGTCAGCGGGGTGCTCGCCAAGGTGGCCGTGCTGCAACCGGTGGCCGGTGCCCGGCAGTGGCTGCTGTTGGTGGTCGCGGCGATCAACGCGATGCTCGGTGTGGCGGTCTACCTGCGCTGGATCTGGCGGGCCTTCACCTCCTGCGGCGATGTGCCGCACCGCACCCTGCGGGCGCACCCGGTGCACCTGGCGCTGACCGTGATCGCGGTGCCCGCCGTGATCGTGGTGAGCCTGGCTCCGCAGTACCTCTTCTGGCTCGTCGACTGA
- a CDS encoding pyridoxal phosphate-dependent decarboxylase family protein has product MHRFDEKTQQLSDAIAAYADERLKLDPVPLDGPATPEELQELVGQTITREGLGGLSALELFAEKLAPNCLSIDHPRYLSFIPCAPTREAAMFDLVVGASALYAGSWLEGSGAVYAENQALRWIADLVGLPAEAGGQFVQGGTIGNLSALVAARESAREKSTGRPYRVAATYGSHSSIATACKVMDAELVKVPLDNWQLTGENLRKVLQDNDPDTFFAVVATAGTTNFGIIDDIASVAEVCEEYGIWLHVDGAYGGAGLAAPSIRSKYAGIERCNSFIVDPHKWLFAPFDCCALIYRDPVQGRAAHTQHATYLDVLTDSAEWNPSDFSIGLTRRARGLPFWFSLAVNGTDKYTEAIEHTLDIARFANAEITERPYLELVREGSLTVVVFRRLGWTAQDYQRWSDDLLKREIGFVVPTSHEGETLARFAIVNPLTSEDDITEILDTMA; this is encoded by the coding sequence GTGCATCGGTTCGACGAGAAGACCCAACAGCTCAGCGACGCGATCGCGGCCTACGCCGACGAACGCCTGAAACTCGACCCGGTGCCGCTCGACGGGCCCGCGACCCCCGAGGAGTTGCAGGAACTCGTCGGTCAGACGATCACCCGCGAGGGGCTCGGCGGGCTGTCGGCCCTCGAACTGTTCGCCGAGAAGCTCGCGCCGAACTGCCTGTCGATCGACCACCCGCGCTACCTGTCGTTCATCCCGTGCGCGCCCACCCGGGAAGCCGCGATGTTCGACCTCGTCGTCGGTGCGTCCGCGCTCTACGCCGGGTCGTGGCTGGAGGGCTCGGGTGCGGTCTACGCCGAGAACCAGGCGCTGCGCTGGATCGCCGACCTGGTCGGGTTGCCGGCCGAGGCGGGCGGTCAGTTCGTGCAGGGCGGCACCATCGGCAACCTCTCGGCGCTCGTCGCCGCCCGCGAGTCGGCCCGGGAGAAGAGCACCGGACGGCCCTACCGGGTGGCCGCCACCTACGGCTCGCACTCCTCGATCGCGACCGCCTGCAAGGTGATGGACGCCGAACTGGTGAAGGTGCCGCTCGACAACTGGCAGCTCACCGGCGAAAACCTACGAAAGGTGTTGCAGGACAACGACCCCGACACCTTCTTCGCGGTCGTGGCGACGGCCGGCACGACCAACTTCGGCATCATCGACGACATCGCGTCGGTCGCCGAGGTGTGCGAGGAGTACGGCATCTGGTTGCACGTCGACGGCGCCTACGGCGGTGCCGGTCTGGCGGCGCCGAGCATCCGGTCGAAGTACGCCGGCATCGAGCGCTGCAACTCCTTCATCGTCGACCCGCACAAGTGGCTGTTCGCGCCGTTCGACTGCTGCGCGCTCATCTACCGCGACCCGGTGCAAGGCCGCGCGGCGCACACCCAGCACGCCACCTACCTCGACGTGCTCACCGACTCCGCCGAGTGGAACCCGTCCGACTTCTCGATCGGCCTCACCCGCCGCGCTCGCGGTCTGCCGTTCTGGTTCTCGCTCGCGGTCAACGGCACCGACAAGTACACCGAGGCGATCGAGCACACCCTCGACATTGCCCGGTTCGCCAACGCCGAGATCACCGAGCGACCCTACCTCGAACTCGTGCGCGAGGGTTCGCTCACCGTCGTGGTGTTCCGCCGGCTCGGCTGGACGGCGCAGGACTACCAGCGCTGGTCGGACGACCTGTTGAAGCGCGAGATCGGTTTCGTCGTGCCCACCTCGCACGAGGGGGAGACGCTCGCCCGGTTCGCGATCGTCAACCCGCTCACCAGCGAGGACGACATCACCGAGATCCTCGACACGATGGCCTGA